The Sulfurihydrogenibium sp. genome includes a region encoding these proteins:
- the wecB gene encoding UDP-N-acetylglucosamine 2-epimerase (non-hydrolyzing) codes for MKILTVVGARPQFIKLAPLSKILRENGINEIIVHTGQHYDENMNDLFFKELEIPEPDYNLGIGSGSHGEQTGRMLVEIEKIILKENPDLVIVYGDTNSTLAGALAASKLHVKLAHVEAGLRSFNKRMPEEINRVLTDHVSDILFCPTQTAVENLKNEGITNGVYLVGDVMFDALLHFSKISDIKSNILERLNIKPKEYYLATIHRAENTDNYERLKNILTAFSKLDEMVVFPIHPRTRKMINYYGLDDLLENNNVKVIDPVGYLDMLKLEKNAKAILTDSGGVQKEAFWLKVPCITLRDETEWIETVNLGWNRLVGSNVEKILEAVRDLKFGTDVDFDNDFSAKKMYEIIKKF; via the coding sequence ATGAAAATTTTAACAGTAGTAGGAGCAAGACCACAGTTTATAAAGCTTGCACCATTATCAAAGATCCTAAGAGAAAATGGGATAAATGAGATTATAGTTCATACTGGTCAGCATTATGACGAAAACATGAATGACTTGTTTTTTAAAGAGCTTGAAATACCTGAGCCAGACTATAATCTTGGCATCGGTTCAGGCAGTCATGGAGAACAAACTGGAAGAATGTTAGTTGAAATAGAAAAAATTATATTAAAAGAAAATCCAGATTTGGTCATTGTTTATGGAGATACAAACTCTACTTTGGCTGGTGCGTTAGCAGCATCCAAATTGCATGTAAAATTAGCTCATGTGGAGGCTGGATTAAGAAGCTTTAATAAAAGAATGCCTGAGGAGATAAACAGAGTTTTGACTGACCATGTTTCAGATATTCTTTTTTGTCCAACTCAAACTGCAGTAGAGAATTTAAAAAATGAAGGAATTACGAATGGTGTTTATCTTGTTGGTGATGTAATGTTTGACGCTTTACTACATTTTTCTAAAATTAGCGATATAAAGAGTAATATTTTGGAAAGGTTAAATATAAAACCAAAAGAATATTATCTTGCCACTATCCATAGAGCTGAAAATACGGATAATTATGAAAGACTTAAAAATATTTTAACTGCATTTTCCAAGCTGGATGAGATGGTTGTATTTCCTATCCATCCAAGGACAAGAAAAATGATAAACTATTATGGACTAGATGATTTGCTTGAAAATAATAATGTCAAAGTAATAGACCCTGTTGGCTATCTTGATATGTTAAAATTAGAAAAGAATGCTAAAGCAATATTAACAGATTCTGGCGGGGTTCAAAAAGAAGCGTTTTGGTTAAAAGTTCCATGCATTACTTTAAGAGATGAAACTGAGTGGATAGAGACTGTCAATCTTGGTTGGAATAGATTGGTTGGTAGTAATGTTGAAAAAATATTAGAAGCGGTAAGAGATTTAAAGTTCGGTACTGATGTGGATTTTGATAATGATTTTTCAGCTAAGAAAATGTATGAGATAATTAAAAAATTTTAG
- the nrdR gene encoding transcriptional regulator NrdR, whose amino-acid sequence MKCPKCGSLNDKVLETRQSKEGVVIKRRRECLNCGYRFTTYERIEEEHIEVIKKNNTVEPFNKEKIIRGILLASKNRPITQEQIKQIADDIEKYLLDEGKLKVSSAEIGDLVKNKLKELDPVSYLRFVSVFDGFEDIKDFEEFIKSFEKKEFRYKR is encoded by the coding sequence ATGAAGTGTCCTAAATGCGGAAGTCTCAATGATAAGGTTTTAGAAACAAGACAATCTAAAGAAGGCGTTGTTATAAAAAGAAGAAGAGAATGTCTAAACTGTGGATACAGATTTACAACCTACGAAAGAATCGAAGAAGAGCATATAGAAGTTATCAAGAAAAATAACACAGTAGAACCATTTAATAAAGAAAAAATCATCAGAGGAATACTGCTTGCATCCAAAAACAGACCAATTACACAAGAGCAGATCAAGCAGATAGCAGACGACATAGAAAAATATCTTCTTGATGAAGGAAAATTAAAAGTTAGTTCTGCAGAAATCGGAGATTTGGTCAAGAATAAACTCAAAGAGTTAGACCCCGTGTCTTATCTCAGATTTGTATCTGTATTTGATGGATTTGAAGACATTAAAGATTTTGAAGAATTTATAAAAAGCTTTGAAAAAAAAGAATTTAGATACAAAAGATAA
- a CDS encoding DDE-type integrase/transposase/recombinase, whose protein sequence is MRKKIGTSTYIQRINTLERKLLKQVKELDDVMEKHPEIIFRLQVVEFALKHSVKVAVEAFGVSKSTIYRWIKEYESSNNNPLSLKNHYVSKKGMKLEKLQKITEKHKQLVLEIRKKHPKLGKEKIKVLLDELCKQHNIPTISVSSIGNIIKMLKDENKLNHEYARQRITINGRTGKLMVKEDKKKTKKDRYKDKKPTKPGELVQIDTKHEYVNGRKVYIFVAKDVKTRMSFTFAYDRLNSKNAKDFLEKLINVMPFEIKGIQTDNGSEFLGEFTKALKKKDIKHYFNYPRYPKGQAYVERMNRTLQDEFIMYYEDYELEDIHEFNKKMLQYMLWYNTERPHHSLNKKSPLQYFCDIINSRKSEFSQTGMTYTMVLTSKDIFCFIYTTTRCKMVFFPCV, encoded by the coding sequence ATGAGAAAGAAAATAGGAACATCTACCTACATTCAGAGAATTAATACACTTGAAAGAAAGCTTTTAAAGCAAGTAAAAGAATTGGATGATGTTATGGAAAAACATCCAGAAATAATCTTTAGATTACAAGTTGTAGAATTTGCTTTAAAGCATTCAGTAAAGGTTGCAGTGGAAGCTTTTGGTGTATCAAAATCTACTATATACAGATGGATTAAAGAGTATGAAAGCAGTAATAACAATCCTTTATCTCTTAAAAATCATTATGTATCAAAAAAAGGAATGAAATTAGAAAAATTACAAAAAATAACAGAAAAACATAAACAGTTAGTTTTAGAAATAAGAAAAAAGCATCCTAAACTTGGAAAAGAAAAAATAAAGGTTTTACTTGATGAGCTTTGTAAGCAGCACAATATTCCTACGATATCTGTAAGTTCAATTGGAAATATAATAAAAATGCTTAAAGATGAAAATAAATTAAATCATGAGTACGCCAGGCAAAGAATCACAATTAACGGAAGAACCGGAAAGCTAATGGTGAAAGAAGATAAAAAGAAAACAAAGAAAGATAGATATAAAGACAAAAAACCAACAAAACCAGGAGAATTGGTACAAATAGATACTAAGCATGAATATGTAAATGGTAGAAAAGTTTATATCTTTGTAGCCAAAGATGTAAAAACAAGAATGTCCTTTACTTTTGCATATGACAGGCTAAATAGTAAAAATGCAAAAGACTTTTTAGAGAAATTAATAAACGTAATGCCATTTGAGATAAAAGGTATACAGACAGATAACGGAAGTGAATTCTTAGGTGAGTTTACCAAAGCATTAAAGAAAAAAGATATAAAACATTATTTTAACTATCCAAGATATCCAAAAGGACAAGCATATGTAGAGAGAATGAATAGGACATTACAGGATGAATTTATCATGTACTACGAAGATTACGAATTAGAAGATATTCATGAGTTTAATAAAAAGATGCTGCAATATATGTTATGGTATAACACAGAAAGACCTCATCATAGTTTAAACAAAAAATCACCTTTACAATACTTTTGTGATATTATAAATTCAAGAAAATCGGAATTTTCCCAAACCGGTATGACTTATACAATGGTCTTGACAAGTAAAGACATTTTCTGTTTTATATATACAACGACCCGATGTAAGATGGTATTTTTTCCATGTGTTTAA
- the asnB gene encoding asparagine synthase (glutamine-hydrolyzing) produces MCGIIGIVSNKGLTSNIFKNALNKLKHRGPDDEGYLLYNGKDILQCSGSDTVEPLKQQFIPIEEISNFKPFLFLGHRRLSIIDLSPAGHQPMEYNGDNLWIVYNGEIYNYKELRKELERDGYKFKTNTDTEIILASYLKWGYECLNKFNGMWAFCIWDKRKNVLFCARDRFGVKPFYYYFDGDSFAFASEIKALIDLPFINTVPNGEAIIPYLYFGLHDFGEQTFFQGIKQLLPGHFLIFDIDTKSIELNKYYEIKFNPELGKYDNKKAKEYSEEFFNLFKDAVRLRLRSDVSVGTSLSGGLDSSSIICIMSYLLKTEPEYQKVTGKKIKSFTADFHNFQLSEKKYVDEILLHCDNIEGYFTYPNADMLKKDLNDLIYHQEEPFTSLSVYAQYCVMKLAQSHDVKVLLDGQGGDELLAGYVHKHVPLFFANHISQGRILDLLKNKDFLNISYLIRTFFIFLPKTIQYNYLISANTHYFRPPPKNIKDILIDFVSKEYSRSSLNENLIYEIKTGLLKLLRYEDRNSMAFNIETRLPFLDYRVVEFLMNLPASYKIHNGYSKWLLRLSMDGILPEGIKMRKDKIGFAIPQKEFLENLSELFKKELLNDESILNFLKEYIDVNRIKCDYEKLIKQEQFTRKGILWRIYNLGIWWKQFFKKN; encoded by the coding sequence GTGTGTGGAATAATAGGAATAGTTTCCAATAAAGGATTAACATCAAATATTTTTAAGAATGCTTTAAATAAACTTAAACATCGTGGGCCAGACGATGAAGGTTATCTTTTATATAATGGGAAAGATATTTTACAATGTAGTGGTTCTGATACTGTAGAACCTTTAAAACAGCAATTTATACCGATTGAAGAAATTTCCAATTTTAAACCATTTTTATTCCTTGGTCATAGACGTCTTTCTATTATTGATCTTTCTCCCGCTGGACATCAACCAATGGAATACAATGGTGATAATCTATGGATTGTGTATAATGGTGAAATTTATAACTATAAGGAGTTAAGAAAAGAATTAGAAAGAGATGGCTATAAATTTAAAACTAATACAGATACAGAGATAATCCTTGCATCTTACCTAAAATGGGGATATGAATGTTTAAATAAATTTAATGGAATGTGGGCATTCTGTATATGGGATAAGAGAAAAAATGTTTTATTTTGTGCAAGAGATCGGTTTGGCGTAAAGCCTTTCTATTATTATTTTGATGGAGATAGTTTTGCATTTGCTTCTGAGATAAAAGCATTGATTGATTTACCATTTATTAATACAGTACCAAATGGCGAAGCTATTATTCCATATTTATATTTTGGACTCCATGATTTTGGAGAACAAACATTTTTTCAGGGAATAAAACAACTTTTACCAGGCCATTTTTTAATATTTGACATAGATACAAAAAGTATAGAATTAAATAAATATTATGAAATAAAATTTAACCCAGAGTTAGGAAAATATGATAATAAAAAAGCAAAAGAGTATAGTGAAGAATTTTTTAATTTATTTAAAGATGCAGTAAGATTAAGATTAAGAAGTGACGTATCTGTGGGTACAAGCTTATCAGGAGGATTAGACTCTTCTTCAATAATTTGTATAATGTCTTATTTATTAAAAACAGAACCAGAATACCAAAAAGTTACAGGTAAAAAAATTAAATCTTTTACTGCGGATTTTCATAATTTTCAACTTAGCGAAAAAAAGTATGTTGATGAGATATTATTACATTGCGATAATATAGAAGGATACTTTACTTATCCTAATGCAGACATGCTTAAGAAAGACCTAAATGATTTAATTTATCATCAAGAAGAACCTTTTACATCACTCTCAGTTTATGCTCAGTACTGTGTAATGAAGCTTGCACAAAGCCACGATGTAAAGGTACTCCTTGATGGTCAAGGTGGAGATGAACTATTAGCAGGATATGTTCATAAACACGTTCCATTATTTTTTGCCAACCATATTTCTCAAGGGAGAATTTTGGACTTATTGAAGAATAAAGATTTCTTGAATATTAGTTATCTAATAAGAACTTTTTTTATCTTTTTACCGAAGACTATTCAATATAACTACCTTATTTCAGCAAACACACATTATTTTAGACCACCTCCAAAGAATATAAAAGATATTTTGATAGACTTTGTAAGCAAAGAATATTCAAGATCTTCCTTAAATGAGAATTTAATTTATGAAATCAAGACAGGATTATTAAAGCTATTGAGATATGAAGACCGCAACTCCATGGCTTTTAATATAGAGACAAGATTACCTTTTCTTGATTATAGAGTTGTAGAATTTCTGATGAATCTTCCAGCTTCTTATAAAATTCATAACGGATACAGTAAATGGTTGTTAAGATTATCAATGGACGGTATACTTCCAGAAGGGATTAAGATGAGAAAAGATAAAATAGGTTTCGCAATTCCTCAAAAAGAATTTCTTGAAAATTTATCTGAATTATTTAAGAAAGAATTATTAAATGATGAGTCTATATTAAATTTCTTGAAGGAGTATATTGATGTAAATAGAATAAAATGTGATTATGAAAAACTTATTAAACAGGAACAATTCACAAGAAAAGGAATATTATGGAGAATATACAACTTGGGCATTTGGTGGAAACAATTTTTTAAGAAAAATTAG
- a CDS encoding glycosyltransferase family 4 protein, which produces MKITKICHLTSVHYRYDTRIFLKECKTLSDAGFDTNLIVADGKGDEVIDRIKIYDVGKPINRKERMLKTTKKVFKKALEINAEIYHFHDPELIPIGIKLKKLGKKVIYDVHEDVPRDILSKSYLNKFSKLLLSKIIEIYENYAAKKFDYIITATPYIRNRFKKLNPNTIDINNFPLLNEFYSIDLKNNKENAVCYIGNITKIRGIVELIKSLEYVDVTLYLAGEFESEDLKKEVMQLMGWKKVKYYGYARREKVREILTSVNAGIVTFLPEPNHINAMPNKLFEYMSASLPVVASNFSLWKEIVEKNNCGICVDPAKPEEIAKAVEYLMTHPDEAREMGKNGRKAVLEKYNWEKESEKLLEVYKKCVE; this is translated from the coding sequence ATGAAAATAACTAAAATCTGTCATCTTACTTCAGTTCACTATAGATATGATACAAGAATATTTCTTAAAGAGTGTAAAACTCTTTCCGATGCTGGTTTTGATACTAACTTAATAGTTGCAGATGGTAAGGGAGATGAAGTTATCGACAGAATTAAAATCTATGATGTCGGAAAACCAATAAATAGAAAAGAAAGGATGCTTAAGACAACAAAAAAGGTTTTTAAAAAAGCTTTAGAAATTAATGCTGAAATTTATCATTTTCATGATCCAGAACTTATACCTATTGGAATAAAGTTAAAAAAACTTGGTAAAAAAGTTATTTATGATGTTCATGAAGACGTACCAAGAGATATATTAAGTAAGTCTTATTTAAATAAATTTTCAAAACTATTGCTTTCAAAAATTATTGAAATCTACGAAAATTATGCTGCAAAAAAGTTTGATTACATAATAACTGCTACACCTTATATAAGGAACAGATTTAAAAAGCTAAATCCAAATACTATTGATATTAATAATTTCCCTCTGTTAAATGAGTTTTATTCTATAGATTTGAAAAATAACAAAGAAAATGCTGTTTGTTATATTGGCAATATAACCAAAATAAGAGGTATTGTAGAACTCATTAAATCATTAGAATACGTTGATGTGACTTTGTATCTAGCTGGCGAATTCGAAAGTGAAGATTTAAAAAAGGAGGTAATGCAATTAATGGGATGGAAGAAAGTTAAGTATTATGGTTATGCACGTAGAGAAAAAGTTAGAGAAATCTTAACAAGTGTTAATGCTGGTATAGTTACTTTCCTACCAGAACCTAACCATATTAACGCAATGCCAAATAAACTCTTTGAATACATGTCAGCATCCTTACCTGTAGTTGCATCAAATTTTTCTTTATGGAAAGAAATAGTTGAAAAAAATAACTGTGGTATTTGCGTTGATCCAGCTAAACCAGAAGAAATAGCTAAAGCAGTTGAATACTTGATGACTCATCCCGATGAAGCCAGAGAGATGGGAAAAAATGGAAGAAAGGCGGTTTTAGAAAAATACAATTGGGAAAAAGAAAGTGAAAAACTATTGGAGGTCTATAAAAAGTGTGTGGAATAA
- a CDS encoding glycosyltransferase: MIYLIYSFLITGFLTFLILKLNSNKIGLDHDTGVQKFHSWKAIRIGGLPIYISLWLSGILVYRLNTDIANYYFKFLIASTPVFLGGILEDFTRKVGPKERLIAAFVSGILVYFLIDMHLTRVDLPGLDYLLSEFTLFSVIFTAFALAGVSNAVNIIDGFNGLASGVAIIIFSAYAYVSYLVGDVFLFNVCLTIIGALIGFFVWNFPYGKIFLGDGGAYLIGFLAGLVGVMLVEGHKEVSAWFPLLLLMYPIYETIFSMIRKKYLRGSSPFEPDPVHFHMLIHKRVVRPALFNKYQDIILNSLTSPYLWFLELICAIPAVLFYDNVIFLAFFSVLFMVFYTWLYFRIVKFKVPKVMLYLLKIFKWNT; the protein is encoded by the coding sequence ATGATTTATCTAATATATAGCTTCTTAATAACAGGTTTTTTAACATTTCTTATTTTAAAACTAAATTCTAATAAGATAGGGTTAGACCATGATACAGGGGTTCAAAAGTTCCATTCTTGGAAGGCTATAAGGATTGGTGGTTTGCCAATATACATTTCTTTATGGTTAAGTGGGATTTTAGTTTATAGATTAAATACAGATATTGCAAACTATTATTTTAAGTTTTTAATAGCTTCTACTCCTGTATTTTTGGGCGGAATTTTAGAAGATTTTACAAGAAAGGTTGGTCCAAAAGAAAGGCTGATTGCTGCCTTTGTATCCGGAATATTGGTATACTTTTTAATAGACATGCATTTAACAAGAGTTGACTTACCAGGATTAGACTATTTACTCTCTGAATTTACTCTCTTTTCAGTCATTTTTACTGCTTTTGCTTTAGCTGGTGTTTCCAATGCTGTAAATATCATTGATGGTTTTAACGGGCTTGCTTCTGGCGTGGCTATAATCATATTTTCTGCATATGCTTATGTTTCTTATTTGGTTGGAGATGTTTTTCTTTTTAATGTATGCTTAACCATTATAGGTGCTTTAATTGGTTTTTTTGTGTGGAATTTTCCTTATGGCAAGATTTTTCTTGGAGATGGAGGAGCTTATCTAATTGGATTTTTAGCAGGACTAGTAGGTGTTATGCTTGTTGAAGGACATAAGGAAGTATCAGCATGGTTTCCGTTATTGCTATTAATGTATCCAATTTATGAAACAATTTTTTCAATGATTAGAAAAAAATATTTAAGAGGATCTTCTCCTTTCGAACCAGACCCAGTTCATTTTCATATGCTTATACATAAAAGAGTTGTTAGACCGGCTCTGTTTAATAAATATCAAGATATCATATTAAATTCACTCACGTCTCCTTATTTGTGGTTTTTAGAGCTTATATGTGCTATTCCTGCAGTTTTGTTTTATGATAATGTTATCTTTTTAGCTTTCTTTTCTGTTTTGTTTATGGTATTTTATACATGGCTGTATTTTAGGATAGTTAAATTTAAGGTGCCCAAAGTTATGCTTTATTTATTGAAGATTTTTAAATGGAATACTTAA
- a CDS encoding glycosyltransferase family 2 protein — translation MSKKDLVSVIMPNYNRAKYISEAIESVISQTYPIWELMIIDDCSTDNSVNIIEEYVAKDERIKLIRLPKNSGPAIARNTGIEVASGRYIAFLDSDDVWLPYKLEKQVKFMRENNLSLVYSAYYIIDKYGFVKGIRNIKEKISYKDLLKTNWIGNLTGIYDAQKLGKVFMENVGHEDYVLWLSILKRIDYAFGINEPLAKYRVLPNSYSSNKFKSIKSMWNIYRSIERLDLLHSIYYLGNYIYYGIKKRFRELPLLIDRDL, via the coding sequence ATGAGTAAAAAAGATTTGGTATCAGTCATTATGCCAAATTATAATAGAGCAAAATATATTTCGGAAGCTATTGAATCGGTTATTTCTCAAACATATCCTATTTGGGAATTAATGATTATTGATGACTGTTCAACAGATAATTCTGTAAATATAATTGAAGAATATGTTGCAAAAGACGAACGCATTAAGCTAATTAGATTACCTAAAAATAGCGGGCCTGCTATCGCAAGGAATACAGGAATAGAGGTTGCAAGTGGACGATATATTGCTTTTTTAGACAGCGATGATGTATGGCTGCCTTATAAATTGGAAAAGCAAGTCAAATTTATGAGAGAGAATAATCTTTCTCTGGTTTATTCAGCCTATTACATAATTGATAAGTACGGTTTTGTAAAAGGAATTAGAAATATAAAAGAAAAAATTAGCTATAAAGACTTATTAAAAACAAATTGGATTGGAAATCTTACAGGAATTTATGATGCTCAAAAACTCGGCAAAGTTTTTATGGAAAATGTTGGGCATGAAGATTATGTTTTATGGTTAAGCATACTTAAGAGGATTGATTATGCTTTCGGTATAAATGAACCCTTAGCTAAATATCGGGTCTTGCCTAATTCGTATTCAAGTAATAAATTTAAATCTATTAAATCAATGTGGAATATTTATAGAAGTATAGAACGTTTGGATTTACTGCATAGCATTTATTATTTGGGGAACTATATCTATTATGGAATAAAGAAAAGGTTTAGGGAATTGCCGTTATTGATAGATCGAGATTTATAA